From a region of the Apteryx mantelli isolate bAptMan1 chromosome 20, bAptMan1.hap1, whole genome shotgun sequence genome:
- the LOC136993764 gene encoding scavenger receptor cysteine-rich type 1 protein M130-like yields RLVNGAGRCAGRVEIYYEGTWGTVCDDSWDLSDATVACCQLGCGVAMEAPGSARYGEGSGQIWLYEVNCSGGEAALWDCPARAWGQHDCRHKEDAGVVCSEFTALRLENSNGCSGRLQVFYNGTWGSVCSNSMTPDTMSLVCKELGCGDEGFLETDLPYGKVSGSTWLDRVECGKMNSSFWQCPSAPWKQQSCDYQQDETRIICSGKIRAVGGEDGCSGRVEVWHRGSWGTVCDDSWDMKDAEVACRQLGCGPAVSALGEAAFGKGTGPIWLERVECRGTERSLWDCCTQPGDSGACQHKEDAAVNCSGE; encoded by the exons cggctggtgaacggggcagggcgctgtgccgggagagtggagatctactacgagggcacctgggggaccgtctgtgatgactcctgggacctgtccgatGCCACCGTTGCTTgctgccagctgggctgtggggtggccatggaggcgcccggctctgctcgttacggggaaggctccgggcagatctggctgtacgaggtgaactgctccgggggtgaagctgctctctgggactgccctgccagggcctgggggcagcacgactgcaggcacaaagaggacgcaggagtcgtctgctcag agttcacggccctgaggctggagaacagcaacggctgctctgggcgcctgcaggttttctacaatgggacgtgggggagtgtttgctccaactcaatgactcctgacaccatgtccctggtgtgcaaagagctgggctgtggagatgaagggttccTTGAAACAGACCTGCCGTATGGCAAGGTATCTGGCTCCACATGGCTGGATCGTGttgagtgtgggaagatgaacagctccttttggcagtgcccctctgctccctggaagcaGCAGTCGTGTGATTACCAACAAGACGAGACTCGCATCATctgcagtggtaag attcgtgctgtgggaggagaggacgggtgctcaggcagagtggaggtttggcaccgcggctcctgggggacggtgtgcgatgactcctgggacatgaaggatgccgaggtcgcctgcaggcagctgggctgtggccctgctgtgtctgccctgggggaggctgcatttgggaaggggacaggtcccatctggctggagcgggtggagtgcagagggacggagcgatctctctgggactgctgcacccagcctggggacagcggtgcctgccagcacaaggaagatgctgctgtgaattgctccggtGAGTAG